From a single Salmo salar chromosome ssa22, Ssal_v3.1, whole genome shotgun sequence genomic region:
- the LOC106582798 gene encoding GATOR complex protein NPRL2 isoform X1, which produces MGMSRIECIFFSEFHPTLGPKITYQVPEEYISRELFDTVQVYIITKPELQNKLITVTAMEKKLIGCPVCIEHKKYSRNALLFNLGLVCDARTKTCALEPIVKKLSGYLTTLELESGFISNEESKQKLLPIMSTLLEELNATGACTLPIDESNTINLKLIEQRRDPLIVQEYDVPVFTQCKDHFIKSQWDLTTQQILAYVDGFRHIQKISAEADVELNLVRIAVQNLLYYGVVTLVSIFQYSNVYCTTPKVQSLIDDRSVQAECLSYVTKQGQKRACLRDVFQLYCGLTPGTTVRDLCSRYSQQVQRVDERRLIQYGLMKGLIRRLQKYPVKVTRDERSRPPRLYTGCHSYDEICCKTGMSYKELDERLENDPNIIVCWK; this is translated from the exons ATGGGGATGAGTCGAATAGAATGTATATTTTTTAGTGAGTTTCACCCGACACTGGGACCAAAGATTACCTACCAG GTTCCAGAGGAGTACATATCCCGGGAGCTCTTTGACACAGTACAGGTGTACATCATTACCAAACCAGAACTGCAGAACAAACTCATAACTGT AACAGCCATGGAGAAGAAGTTAATTGGTTGTCCAGTGTGCATTGAGCACAAGAAGTACAGCCGCAATGCTCTACTCTTTAACCTCGGACTTGTGTGTGACGCACGGACCAAGACCTGTGCCCTTGAGCCGATTGTCAAGAAGCTCTCTGGGTACCTCACAACACTGGAG CTGGAGAGTGGGTTCATATCGAATGAGGAGAGCAAACAGAAACTGCTACCCATTATGTCCACGTTGTTAGAGGAGCTCAATGCTACCGGAGCCTGCACCTTACCCATCG ATGAGTCCAATACAATCAACCTGAAGCTGATTGAGCAGCGCAGGGACCCTCTGATCGTGCAGGAGTACGATGTGCCTGTCTTCACTCAGTGCAAGGACCACTTCATCAAATCCCAGTGGGATCTCACCACTCAACAG ATCCTGGCCTACGTTGATGGGTTCAGGCATATCCAGAAGATATCTGCAGAAGCGGATGTTGAACTTAATCTAGTCCGGATCGCCGTACAGAATTTACT GTATTATGGTGTTGTAACTTTGGTGTCAATATTTCAG TACTCCAACGTGTACTGCACAACCCCTAAAGTCCAGAGCCTGATAGATGACAGGTCTGTTCAGGCGGAGTGTCTCAGCTATGTCACCAAGCAAG GACAGAAGAGAGCCTGTTTAAGGGATGTGTTCCAGCTGTACTGCGGTCTGACTCCAGGCACCACTGTTCGCGATCTTTGCTCCCGCTATTCGCAGCAGGTGCAGAGGGTAGATGAGAG GAGGCTGATCCAGTATGGGCTGATGAAGGGTCTAATTCGCCGGCTGCAGAAGTATCCTGTTAAGGTGACCCGAGACGAAAGGAGCCGCCCACCACGCCTTTACACTGGTTGCCATAGTTACGATGAAATCTGCTGCAAGACAG GAATGAGCTACAAAGAGCTGGACGAGCGTTTGGAGAATGACCCAAACATCATTGTGTGCTGGAAGTGA
- the LOC106582798 gene encoding GATOR complex protein NPRL2 isoform X2 — translation MEKKLIGCPVCIEHKKYSRNALLFNLGLVCDARTKTCALEPIVKKLSGYLTTLELESGFISNEESKQKLLPIMSTLLEELNATGACTLPIDESNTINLKLIEQRRDPLIVQEYDVPVFTQCKDHFIKSQWDLTTQQILAYVDGFRHIQKISAEADVELNLVRIAVQNLLYYGVVTLVSIFQYSNVYCTTPKVQSLIDDRSVQAECLSYVTKQGQKRACLRDVFQLYCGLTPGTTVRDLCSRYSQQVQRVDERRLIQYGLMKGLIRRLQKYPVKVTRDERSRPPRLYTGCHSYDEICCKTGMSYKELDERLENDPNIIVCWK, via the exons ATGGAGAAGAAGTTAATTGGTTGTCCAGTGTGCATTGAGCACAAGAAGTACAGCCGCAATGCTCTACTCTTTAACCTCGGACTTGTGTGTGACGCACGGACCAAGACCTGTGCCCTTGAGCCGATTGTCAAGAAGCTCTCTGGGTACCTCACAACACTGGAG CTGGAGAGTGGGTTCATATCGAATGAGGAGAGCAAACAGAAACTGCTACCCATTATGTCCACGTTGTTAGAGGAGCTCAATGCTACCGGAGCCTGCACCTTACCCATCG ATGAGTCCAATACAATCAACCTGAAGCTGATTGAGCAGCGCAGGGACCCTCTGATCGTGCAGGAGTACGATGTGCCTGTCTTCACTCAGTGCAAGGACCACTTCATCAAATCCCAGTGGGATCTCACCACTCAACAG ATCCTGGCCTACGTTGATGGGTTCAGGCATATCCAGAAGATATCTGCAGAAGCGGATGTTGAACTTAATCTAGTCCGGATCGCCGTACAGAATTTACT GTATTATGGTGTTGTAACTTTGGTGTCAATATTTCAG TACTCCAACGTGTACTGCACAACCCCTAAAGTCCAGAGCCTGATAGATGACAGGTCTGTTCAGGCGGAGTGTCTCAGCTATGTCACCAAGCAAG GACAGAAGAGAGCCTGTTTAAGGGATGTGTTCCAGCTGTACTGCGGTCTGACTCCAGGCACCACTGTTCGCGATCTTTGCTCCCGCTATTCGCAGCAGGTGCAGAGGGTAGATGAGAG GAGGCTGATCCAGTATGGGCTGATGAAGGGTCTAATTCGCCGGCTGCAGAAGTATCCTGTTAAGGTGACCCGAGACGAAAGGAGCCGCCCACCACGCCTTTACACTGGTTGCCATAGTTACGATGAAATCTGCTGCAAGACAG GAATGAGCTACAAAGAGCTGGACGAGCGTTTGGAGAATGACCCAAACATCATTGTGTGCTGGAAGTGA